One Bacteroidota bacterium genomic window carries:
- a CDS encoding transposase — translation MNYNPEIHKRQSIRLKGYDYSQEGVYFITICVKDRKCLFGNIENGKMELNPLGTITNKYWMEIPHHYPQVKLHEHIVMPNHLHGIIEIVGICHGKSLHHGKSLHHGKSLHHGKSLHHGMSQQSQPHERHFAKPISGSVSTIINQFKSSLKRWCNKNNYEYFQWQSRFHDHIIRNEQSFETISDYILNNPTKWQEDKFYNTQANHK, via the coding sequence ATGAATTATAATCCTGAAATCCACAAACGACAATCAATACGTTTGAAAGGATATGATTATTCACAAGAAGGGGTGTATTTTATTACCATCTGTGTGAAAGACAGGAAATGTTTATTTGGCAATATTGAAAATGGAAAAATGGAATTAAATCCATTGGGTACCATTACAAATAAATATTGGATGGAAATCCCACACCATTACCCACAGGTTAAATTACATGAACATATTGTAATGCCCAATCATTTGCATGGTATCATTGAAATTGTAGGGATTTGCCATGGCAAATCCCTACATCATGGCAAATCCCTACATCATGGCAAATCCCTGCATCATGGCAAATCCCTACATCATGGCATGTCCCAACAATCACAACCACACGAACGACATTTTGCCAAACCCATTTCCGGTTCTGTTTCAACCATCATAAACCAATTCAAATCTTCGTTAAAACGGTGGTGTAACAAAAACAATTACGAATATTTTCAATGGCAATCGCGTTTTCACGACCACATTATCCGTAACGAACAATCTTTTGAAACCATATCAGATTATATATTGAATAACCCAACCAAATGGCAGGAGGATAAATTTTATAACACACAAGCGAACCACAAATGA